One window from the genome of Moorena sp. SIOASIH encodes:
- a CDS encoding 2-amino-3,7-dideoxy-D-threo-hept-6-ulosonate synthase: MSLGKNYRLARILKGLDNYFIVPIDHGFTLGPVNGLAKVHQFIKSLPEKTISAIVAHQGIARAIHPGLIQKDISLILHLSGSTNLSPDPSSKHLVSSVEQAIKLGADGVSIHVNLGANDEYRMLKDFSQISAACHQWGMPLLAMVYARGEKIKNEYDADAIAHSTRLAWELGADIVKVNYTGDVQSFKQVVNAVDIPVVVAGGAKSNSDSSILSMIKDAIRAGGKGVAVGRNIFQHSNPSFISQEIVKVISNPYQVTIKEVA, translated from the coding sequence ATGTCTCTTGGTAAAAATTATCGTTTGGCAAGAATTCTCAAAGGATTAGACAACTATTTTATAGTCCCAATTGACCACGGGTTTACACTAGGTCCGGTTAATGGTCTGGCAAAAGTTCATCAATTCATCAAATCGTTACCGGAGAAAACCATTAGTGCAATTGTTGCTCATCAAGGGATAGCTCGGGCAATCCATCCAGGTTTAATTCAGAAAGATATATCGTTAATTTTGCATCTTTCTGGGTCAACGAACCTATCTCCCGATCCATCTTCCAAACATCTAGTCAGTAGTGTTGAACAAGCCATTAAGCTTGGTGCAGATGGAGTTTCAATTCACGTTAATCTTGGGGCAAACGATGAATACCGTATGCTCAAAGATTTCAGCCAAATCTCAGCAGCCTGTCATCAATGGGGTATGCCATTGCTAGCAATGGTTTATGCACGAGGAGAGAAGATTAAAAATGAGTACGATGCAGATGCGATCGCTCACTCAACCAGATTGGCCTGGGAGCTAGGAGCAGATATTGTCAAGGTTAACTACACTGGCGATGTTCAATCGTTTAAACAAGTTGTTAATGCTGTTGACATCCCTGTGGTGGTTGCCGGAGGAGCAAAGAGCAATTCAGATAGCTCGATCTTATCGATGATCAAAGATGCCATCAGGGCTGGCGGTAAAGGCGTTGCTGTTGGTAGAAATATATTTCAACACAGTAATCCCTCATTCATTTCTCAAGAAATTGTCAAAGTTATCAGTAATCCCTATCAGGTTACCATCAAGGAGGTAGCGTAA
- a CDS encoding 3-dehydroquinate synthase II family protein, which produces MKLSWLDLRSFNDVDYKALCGSLNSDINGVVVDSSSPVIDCHDSVSRIAFVDSPEEADGCIEKADILLFDHSWYSQITTQPETYKSQAEIGFFVHVTDDETLQTACKIARQEKWAVIYFKDPTKIPLEIVLASADNTDGQIITVVKDIQEAEIVLGVLEKGSHGVMLTPNGIIDARELGQLCRKANNLEVSLEELEVTKISHIGMGERACVDTCSNFAKDEGLLIGSYSQGMILVSSETHPLPYMPTRPFRVNAGAIHSYLVSSVSQTNYLSELSSGHKVLGVNCDGKAREIVVGRMKIEVRPLLSIDAVSKSGIPVNVIVQDDWHVRVLGPGGKVLNVTELKPGDKLLGHTAPSGRHVGLPVKESCLEK; this is translated from the coding sequence ATGAAATTATCTTGGTTAGACCTCAGAAGCTTTAATGATGTTGACTATAAAGCGCTGTGTGGGTCTCTAAACTCTGATATCAATGGAGTGGTGGTTGATTCATCAAGTCCAGTCATAGATTGTCATGATTCTGTCTCTCGCATTGCTTTTGTAGACAGCCCAGAAGAAGCGGACGGATGTATCGAAAAGGCCGATATATTACTGTTTGATCATTCCTGGTATTCTCAAATAACTACTCAACCCGAAACCTACAAATCTCAAGCAGAAATCGGATTTTTTGTTCATGTGACCGACGACGAAACCTTACAAACTGCTTGTAAGATTGCTAGACAGGAAAAATGGGCTGTCATCTATTTTAAAGACCCCACAAAAATTCCTCTGGAAATCGTTTTAGCCTCAGCAGACAACACGGATGGGCAAATAATTACCGTTGTCAAAGATATTCAGGAAGCAGAAATTGTCCTGGGGGTCTTAGAAAAAGGGTCACATGGGGTCATGCTAACCCCTAACGGGATTATCGATGCCAGAGAGCTTGGGCAACTGTGTCGTAAGGCCAACAATTTGGAAGTTTCACTGGAAGAACTTGAAGTGACAAAAATTTCCCATATTGGAATGGGAGAACGGGCTTGTGTAGATACTTGTTCTAACTTTGCCAAAGATGAAGGTCTGCTGATTGGTTCTTATTCCCAAGGAATGATTTTAGTTAGCAGCGAGACCCATCCACTCCCCTACATGCCAACTCGTCCTTTCCGAGTCAATGCTGGTGCTATACATTCTTATTTAGTGTCTAGTGTTAGTCAAACTAATTATCTTAGTGAGCTGAGTTCAGGACACAAGGTGTTAGGGGTAAATTGTGATGGCAAGGCACGAGAAATAGTTGTAGGCAGGATGAAGATTGAAGTTCGTCCCCTACTCAGTATAGATGCAGTGTCTAAATCTGGAATTCCGGTAAATGTGATTGTCCAAGACGATTGGCATGTAAGAGTTCTTGGACCTGGTGGTAAAGTCCTGAATGTCACAGAATTGAAGCCTGGCGATAAGCTGCTTGGTCATACTGCGCCCAGTGGACGCCATGTTGGGCTTCCAGTTAAAGAGTCTTGTCTGGAAAAGTAA
- a CDS encoding class I adenylate-forming enzyme family protein, protein MNINPTILPLSQRLKLFLAKQLGCGNFLHYSVTNNPYRNNDFLFLEKPFQTFTGDTINSFSLSSLKEVVDNYASWYRKSGVRENDPVAIYLDDGIGYFIHYLALNNLGAIPVLVNGRMDPDIAADFIRRVGAIGLYSDQKHLDSISGYVKTNDSLKFIATDVNNTSVQSSEIQLPQWYPYSPTDSHPIMICHSSGTTGKPKPVIFGHQQFFFGKRIRLLNFPASQSDKFLFALPSSHSAGISYFMTVTLLGLPTMVLSDLSGKNAITQAEELKPTIVAAFPQTYADMASQALEKDQLSSVKMWINTGDAAHEAHIRTLVNAGNSKSVFIDGLGASELGMALFNKVSSRQTSLYNRYMGKPRSFVKAVVLDEEGNLLPPYQVGFLGIKSPTITPGYWNDSNRTLKSYKQGYWISGDLAYYDQDNKFFHVDRSVDAIQCARGLVNTLPIEELILKNNSAVADCTIIGVPKEKGFDGLVAFIKLKAQESLKASALITAINHQLLYNNLEPLSFLEIVSNLPVGSTGKVLKRKLRDQYQDILICAEHNLDGKGLHDFAYAELTKVPVRS, encoded by the coding sequence ATGAACATTAACCCAACTATTTTGCCATTGTCCCAAAGACTTAAGTTATTCCTTGCCAAGCAATTAGGATGTGGAAATTTTCTCCATTACTCTGTTACTAATAACCCTTATCGAAACAATGATTTTTTGTTTTTGGAAAAACCTTTTCAAACATTCACAGGGGATACCATCAACAGTTTTAGTTTATCTTCCTTAAAAGAGGTTGTTGATAACTATGCCTCTTGGTACAGGAAATCTGGTGTTCGTGAGAATGATCCTGTTGCTATCTATTTAGACGATGGAATCGGTTACTTTATCCATTACTTAGCACTAAACAACCTCGGTGCTATTCCAGTTTTGGTAAACGGTCGTATGGATCCTGATATTGCTGCTGACTTTATCAGGCGTGTTGGTGCGATTGGTTTATATTCTGATCAGAAGCACCTCGATAGTATTAGTGGCTACGTCAAAACTAATGACTCATTAAAGTTTATTGCTACAGATGTAAACAATACATCTGTTCAGAGCTCAGAGATACAGCTTCCCCAGTGGTATCCATATTCTCCTACAGATTCTCATCCAATTATGATCTGTCATTCGTCTGGTACTACTGGAAAGCCTAAGCCAGTGATATTTGGGCATCAACAGTTTTTCTTTGGCAAACGAATTCGGCTGCTAAATTTCCCAGCTAGTCAATCCGATAAATTTTTGTTTGCCTTACCTAGTTCACATTCGGCGGGAATTAGCTACTTTATGACAGTAACCTTACTGGGATTACCCACTATGGTTTTGTCGGATTTATCTGGTAAAAATGCTATTACTCAAGCTGAAGAACTTAAACCGACTATAGTGGCAGCTTTTCCACAAACTTATGCCGACATGGCTTCCCAGGCTTTAGAAAAAGACCAATTGAGTTCTGTAAAAATGTGGATTAATACGGGAGATGCTGCCCATGAAGCTCATATCAGGACTCTGGTAAATGCTGGGAATTCTAAATCAGTCTTTATTGATGGTCTGGGTGCTTCAGAACTCGGCATGGCTTTGTTTAATAAAGTCTCTAGTCGCCAGACAAGCTTGTATAATCGATATATGGGTAAGCCACGCAGTTTTGTAAAAGCTGTAGTATTAGATGAGGAGGGAAATCTACTGCCACCCTATCAGGTAGGTTTCCTGGGTATTAAATCTCCAACTATTACACCAGGCTATTGGAATGATTCTAACCGCACCCTCAAAAGTTATAAACAAGGGTACTGGATTAGTGGGGATTTGGCTTATTATGATCAGGATAATAAATTTTTTCACGTGGATCGTTCCGTTGATGCTATTCAGTGCGCTAGGGGCTTAGTCAATACGTTACCCATCGAGGAATTAATTTTGAAGAACAACTCAGCTGTTGCTGATTGTACAATAATTGGGGTTCCTAAGGAAAAAGGCTTCGATGGTTTGGTGGCTTTTATCAAGCTGAAAGCACAAGAAAGTCTTAAAGCATCAGCTCTGATTACTGCTATCAATCATCAGCTATTGTATAACAATTTGGAACCATTGTCTTTCTTAGAAATTGTCAGTAATCTTCCTGTCGGTTCAACAGGAAAAGTCTTGAAAAGGAAGCTTCGCGATCAATATCAGGATATCCTAATTTGTGCTGAGCATAACTTAGATGGTAAAGGGCTTCATGATTTTGCTTATGCAGAGCTAACCAAAGTTCCAGTTAGGTCTTAA
- a CDS encoding methyltransferase translates to MEAVTKQLVPDKLLELGFAFSASKTFLSAVELGVFTELAQSSMTAAELTEKLALHPRSARDFLDALVALKVLEFSDNGYSNTPESDLFLDRSKPSYIGGYLEMYNSRLYRFWGSLTEGLRSGQPQNEAKNGEDFFGTLYRDPARLKLFLEAMSGVSMGVAKAIAEKFPWEKFQTFIDIGTAQGQLPVTVALSHDHLHGGGFDLPVVRPIYEEYVGSRGLSQRLHFHGGDFFQDMLPSADVLVMGQILHDWNLEQKHLLIAKAYEVLPTGGALIVYDALIDDQRCQNTFGLLMSLNMLIETFGGFDYTGADCCAWMDKVGFKDTYTKPLVGAYSMAVGIK, encoded by the coding sequence ATGGAAGCGGTTACTAAACAGCTGGTACCGGACAAACTACTGGAATTGGGGTTTGCTTTCTCGGCATCTAAGACATTCTTAAGTGCAGTGGAACTGGGAGTATTTACTGAACTCGCTCAGAGTTCTATGACTGCTGCTGAACTGACTGAAAAACTAGCACTTCATCCCCGTAGTGCGCGAGATTTTTTGGATGCACTAGTTGCCTTAAAAGTGTTAGAATTTTCTGATAACGGTTACAGTAACACTCCTGAAAGTGATTTGTTTCTTGACCGCTCCAAGCCTTCCTATATCGGTGGTTACCTAGAGATGTACAACAGCCGTCTCTATCGATTTTGGGGTTCATTAACAGAAGGGTTACGGAGCGGTCAACCCCAGAATGAAGCCAAAAATGGAGAAGACTTTTTCGGCACCCTTTACAGGGACCCTGCCCGCCTAAAACTCTTTCTGGAAGCAATGTCTGGGGTCAGTATGGGAGTAGCTAAGGCGATCGCTGAGAAATTTCCATGGGAGAAGTTTCAGACGTTTATCGATATCGGCACCGCTCAAGGGCAGTTACCAGTAACCGTTGCCCTAAGTCACGACCATTTACACGGAGGTGGGTTCGACTTGCCAGTGGTTCGCCCAATTTACGAGGAATATGTTGGTTCGAGAGGACTTAGCCAGCGATTACACTTCCATGGTGGTGACTTTTTCCAGGATATGCTGCCTAGTGCTGATGTTTTGGTAATGGGACAAATCCTGCATGACTGGAATCTAGAACAAAAGCACCTGTTAATTGCCAAAGCCTACGAAGTACTCCCGACCGGTGGTGCATTGATTGTCTACGACGCACTAATCGACGATCAGCGCTGCCAGAACACCTTTGGGTTACTCATGAGCCTAAATATGCTGATCGAGACCTTTGGGGGTTTCGACTACACAGGAGCAGACTGCTGTGCTTGGATGGACAAAGTAGGATTCAAAGATACTTACACTAAACCTCTTGTAGGAGCTTACTCAATGGCAGTAGGCATCAAATAA
- a CDS encoding FMN-dependent NADH-azoreductase, giving the protein MTHILHIDASPRGDRSISRQLSNRFIQTWKSFYPDDTISYRDLGHNPVPHVDEKWIAGAFCPPEKRTPELVEAIKVSDTLVDEFLAADRYVFGIPMYNFNVPSTFKAYIDQIVRFNRTFTFDEPGQYRGLVPKGKKMLIFTARGGSFSPGTPSADYDYQEPFLRAIFGVIGITDITFIHAEKLDLGEEARQQSLANARAELEKAVGTW; this is encoded by the coding sequence ATGACCCATATTCTTCACATTGATGCTAGTCCCCGTGGCGATCGCTCTATTTCTCGGCAATTGTCTAATCGGTTTATTCAAACTTGGAAGTCTTTCTATCCAGATGACACTATCAGCTATCGAGATTTAGGTCATAATCCTGTCCCCCATGTCGATGAAAAGTGGATTGCTGGAGCATTTTGTCCTCCCGAAAAACGCACTCCTGAATTGGTAGAGGCAATTAAAGTATCAGATACTTTGGTGGATGAATTTTTAGCAGCAGATCGCTATGTTTTCGGCATTCCCATGTACAACTTCAATGTTCCATCTACCTTCAAAGCTTATATCGATCAAATTGTCCGATTTAATCGCACCTTTACCTTTGACGAACCTGGTCAATATCGGGGCTTAGTTCCTAAGGGAAAGAAAATGCTAATTTTTACAGCTCGTGGTGGTAGTTTCTCTCCAGGAACACCTAGTGCTGATTACGATTATCAGGAGCCTTTTTTACGGGCTATATTTGGAGTGATTGGCATTACAGATATCACGTTTATTCATGCCGAAAAACTAGATTTAGGGGAAGAAGCCCGTCAGCAATCTTTGGCCAATGCCCGTGCTGAGCTTGAGAAAGCAGTAGGAACTTGGTAA
- a CDS encoding carboxymuconolactone decarboxylase family protein, translating to MEARLELKKVEPAAYLAMNSLENYVNKSGLDKTLIKLLKIRASQLNKCAFCIDMHTKEARSNGETEQRIYALNAWQETPFFSPEERAVLELTEAVTLISDNQVPNSVYEKVSRYFSETEIAKLLMAIVTINGWNRIAITTKMIPGTY from the coding sequence ATGGAAGCAAGATTGGAACTAAAAAAAGTTGAGCCAGCAGCTTATCTAGCTATGAATTCATTGGAAAATTATGTGAATAAAAGTGGCTTAGATAAAACACTTATCAAGTTACTAAAAATCCGAGCTTCTCAGCTTAATAAATGTGCGTTTTGTATCGATATGCATACAAAAGAAGCCAGAAGTAATGGAGAAACAGAACAACGGATATATGCCCTAAATGCTTGGCAAGAAACGCCGTTTTTTAGCCCGGAAGAGCGGGCTGTATTAGAGCTAACTGAAGCAGTGACTCTGATTTCAGATAATCAGGTACCGAATTCAGTTTATGAAAAGGTAAGTCGCTATTTTTCGGAAACTGAAATAGCTAAACTTTTGATGGCTATTGTCACGATCAATGGGTGGAATCGTATTGCTATTACTACAAAAATGATTCCAGGTACCTATTAG
- a CDS encoding 4-hydroxybenzoate 3-monooxygenase → MTNSTALKTSVCILGSGPAGIVVGNILLQNGIDCIIADRYNREEIYTRARAGVLESTTVDLLKKHGLADTIFQNGYTHDTCEFRYPDYSVVFDYGKLADGDVHYIYPQSDLNDDLIQRYLDAGGKLLLRHEGKKITQTDDGVIVECYDKDGDTTITIHADFVAGCDGYHGLSRQSIPDGAVDIYTKQHPYGWLAILAYAPPSAKHVIYGLHHDGFGAHMPRNSKISRYYLQVPLHDEVTNWPDQRIWSTLAKRLAKKGWTLKEGEIFDKRILSMRSYVMEPLQYQRLLIAGDAGHIITPCGGKGLNLAVQDAGVLGEVLVSYYQEKRDISYLKRYSEIRLPYIWRAQEFSCSMLHMLHKSEEKDVDNVRFFNKLSESKLKQLSTSATFARDFARNYVGII, encoded by the coding sequence ATGACTAATAGTACAGCATTGAAAACATCAGTTTGTATTTTAGGTTCAGGTCCAGCTGGCATTGTAGTTGGTAATATCCTTCTACAAAATGGGATTGATTGTATCATTGCGGATAGATACAACCGCGAGGAAATATACACGAGGGCGCGAGCAGGTGTACTGGAAAGCACGACAGTTGACCTACTCAAAAAACATGGTCTAGCGGATACAATTTTCCAAAATGGCTATACCCATGATACCTGTGAATTTCGTTACCCTGATTACAGCGTTGTCTTTGATTACGGCAAGTTAGCTGATGGGGATGTCCATTACATTTATCCCCAAAGCGATCTCAATGACGATCTGATCCAAAGATATCTGGATGCAGGTGGTAAGTTACTGTTACGCCATGAGGGGAAAAAAATTACTCAAACCGATGACGGCGTCATTGTTGAGTGTTACGATAAAGATGGTGACACCACGATCACGATTCATGCTGATTTTGTAGCAGGGTGTGATGGCTATCATGGACTCTCGCGCCAATCAATTCCAGACGGAGCGGTAGACATCTACACAAAACAGCATCCCTACGGCTGGCTGGCAATTTTAGCTTACGCACCACCTTCTGCAAAACATGTCATCTATGGCTTGCATCATGATGGCTTTGGAGCTCACATGCCGCGCAATAGCAAGATTTCTCGTTACTATTTACAAGTTCCACTCCATGATGAGGTTACAAATTGGCCTGATCAACGCATCTGGAGTACCTTGGCAAAGCGTCTGGCGAAAAAGGGATGGACCTTGAAAGAAGGGGAAATCTTTGACAAGCGGATTTTATCCATGCGCAGTTATGTTATGGAGCCGTTACAGTACCAACGGTTATTGATAGCTGGTGATGCGGGTCACATTATTACACCTTGCGGCGGTAAAGGTTTAAATCTGGCGGTACAGGATGCGGGTGTTCTTGGAGAAGTATTGGTAAGTTACTACCAGGAAAAACGGGATATTTCTTACCTTAAACGCTACTCGGAAATTCGTTTGCCCTATATTTGGCGTGCTCAAGAATTCTCTTGTTCGATGTTGCATATGCTGCATAAGTCTGAAGAGAAGGATGTAGATAATGTCCGTTTCTTCAATAAGTTGAGTGAATCGAAATTGAAGCAATTGTCTACATCGGCAACATTTGCTAGGGATTTTGCTAGAAACTATGTCGGTATTATTTAG
- a CDS encoding DUF3050 domain-containing protein, whose translation MKIIEMQNYKTFDYYAQLEEQLKPSRMALINHPLYQQLNDLVSLQIFMESHVFAVWDFMSLIKTLQHRVTCLDVPWVPPTDINSARMVNEIVLAEETDEVSPGNYISHYDLYMVAMTEIGADTNPIKTFISSLRKGIPADQTLAYISIPELTKTFVKFTLETTTKSTHEVAAAFLLGREDIIPAMFRQVIATLDSLYGFTWDSLRLYLDRHNFLDEDQHVPMGKKLLKNLCGDDPVKWEQAFNSAENALKARYALWDGVAELIQVNKENDIALLEM comes from the coding sequence ATGAAGATTATCGAAATGCAAAATTATAAGACTTTCGACTATTACGCTCAGCTGGAAGAACAACTTAAACCAAGCCGTATGGCTCTGATCAATCACCCGCTTTACCAACAGTTAAATGACTTGGTATCTCTACAGATATTTATGGAGTCTCACGTGTTTGCTGTTTGGGATTTTATGTCTCTGATTAAGACTCTTCAACACCGAGTCACTTGCTTGGATGTACCTTGGGTGCCACCGACAGATATTAATTCTGCCAGGATGGTCAATGAGATTGTTTTAGCTGAAGAAACTGATGAAGTATCACCAGGAAATTACATCAGTCACTATGATCTCTATATGGTGGCGATGACAGAGATTGGGGCTGATACTAATCCAATTAAAACGTTTATCTCTTCTCTTCGCAAAGGTATTCCAGCTGACCAAACTCTAGCCTATATTTCGATACCTGAATTAACCAAAACGTTTGTTAAATTCACTTTGGAAACTACTACTAAGTCAACTCATGAAGTAGCTGCCGCTTTTCTACTAGGTCGAGAAGATATCATTCCTGCTATGTTCAGACAGGTTATTGCTACTTTAGATAGTCTCTATGGATTTACTTGGGATTCTTTGCGTCTCTATCTAGACAGGCATAATTTTCTGGATGAGGATCAACATGTTCCGATGGGGAAAAAACTCTTAAAAAATCTTTGTGGTGATGATCCTGTGAAGTGGGAGCAAGCTTTCAACTCTGCTGAGAATGCTCTCAAAGCACGCTATGCTCTATGGGATGGTGTAGCTGAGTTGATTCAGGTCAACAAAGAGAATGATATAGCGCTGCTTGAGATGTAA
- a CDS encoding aspartate kinase: protein MLIIQKYGGTSVGSVERIKAVARRVKQTVQNNNNVVVVVSAMGKTTDDLLSLSKAVSTNPSRREMDMLLSTGEQVSIALLSMALQELGQPAISLTGAQVGIITDAEHGRARIWEIQPKRIQHYLNQGTVVVVAGFQGMSSGDNFEITTLGRGGSDISAVALGAALQANLCEIYTDVPGIFTTDPRIVPEAQLIPEITCDEMLELASLGAKVLHPRAVEIARNYGVPLVVRSSWNNAPGTRIISPIPKPRSLKGLEINKAVYGVELETNQVKVVRWQGRDRLGVAAGLFGEIARDNLDVNLIIQSIQEDDGKDIALTVVNRGLDQAETLAAAVSESKLKKLITSALYGGAWQGSEELEVMVEQNMATVAITGTGMIGRPGVAAKMFSTLAEAGVNIEMISTSELKITCVINAEVCDRAVAALCQAFEIDRSVVLGPDSIQEFATSSTPSPVSGAVVDLNQACITIHHVRDQPGMAAKVFGRLAQENISVDMIIQSQRCHRLNGIPTCDIAFTVAQADAEAASMALKALALSIGCGEILVDTEIAKVSLVGGGMVAQPEVVAQFFEALAQQQITIQMITSSDTKISCVVAQEEGVKALNAVHKGSIPLVKNYPQTLKGLATPAKPSYAG from the coding sequence ATGCTAATTATCCAAAAGTATGGTGGTACGTCGGTTGGGTCAGTTGAAAGAATTAAAGCCGTTGCCCGGCGGGTGAAGCAAACAGTCCAAAATAATAATAATGTGGTGGTAGTGGTTTCGGCGATGGGTAAAACCACTGATGACTTGCTCAGTTTATCGAAGGCAGTCTCGACTAATCCCAGTCGCCGGGAGATGGATATGCTTCTGTCTACTGGAGAACAAGTATCAATTGCTTTGCTGAGTATGGCATTGCAGGAATTGGGACAACCGGCTATTTCTTTAACTGGGGCACAAGTAGGGATTATCACTGATGCTGAACACGGTCGTGCCAGGATTTGGGAAATTCAGCCAAAGCGAATTCAGCACTATCTTAATCAAGGAACAGTGGTAGTTGTAGCTGGATTTCAGGGTATGAGCAGTGGTGATAACTTTGAAATTACTACTCTAGGACGTGGCGGTTCAGATATATCAGCTGTGGCGTTAGGGGCTGCCTTACAAGCAAATTTGTGCGAAATTTATACTGATGTTCCAGGCATTTTTACAACTGATCCTCGGATTGTACCAGAGGCACAATTAATCCCAGAAATTACTTGTGATGAAATGCTAGAGTTAGCAAGTTTAGGGGCAAAGGTGCTACATCCTAGGGCGGTAGAGATTGCTCGTAATTATGGGGTACCTTTGGTTGTACGTTCAAGCTGGAACAATGCACCAGGAACTAGGATAATTTCTCCGATACCTAAACCTCGTTCTCTGAAAGGGTTGGAGATTAACAAGGCAGTATATGGGGTAGAATTAGAGACAAATCAAGTAAAAGTAGTCCGATGGCAAGGGCGGGATCGTTTAGGGGTAGCGGCAGGGTTATTTGGTGAAATTGCTCGTGACAATCTGGATGTTAATCTGATAATTCAGTCAATTCAGGAGGACGATGGTAAAGATATTGCGTTGACGGTAGTGAACAGAGGTTTGGATCAAGCTGAGACTTTAGCAGCGGCAGTGAGTGAAAGTAAACTTAAAAAGCTGATTACTTCTGCTTTATACGGGGGGGCTTGGCAAGGGTCAGAAGAGCTAGAGGTGATGGTAGAGCAGAACATGGCAACAGTGGCAATTACTGGGACTGGTATGATTGGACGTCCTGGGGTTGCAGCTAAAATGTTTTCTACTCTAGCAGAGGCGGGAGTTAATATTGAGATGATTTCTACCTCTGAGTTGAAGATCACTTGTGTGATTAATGCTGAGGTATGCGATCGCGCTGTTGCTGCTTTGTGTCAGGCTTTTGAGATTGATCGTTCTGTAGTGCTCGGACCTGATTCAATTCAGGAGTTTGCTACCAGTTCAACCCCATCCCCAGTATCCGGTGCTGTGGTTGATCTCAACCAAGCTTGTATCACAATTCACCATGTCCGAGATCAACCGGGAATGGCAGCAAAAGTCTTTGGACGACTGGCACAGGAAAATATTAGTGTTGATATGATTATTCAGTCTCAACGCTGTCATAGGCTTAATGGTATCCCCACCTGTGATATTGCGTTTACGGTGGCCCAAGCTGATGCCGAAGCAGCATCCATGGCTTTAAAAGCGTTAGCACTAAGTATTGGTTGTGGGGAGATTCTAGTGGATACAGAAATCGCTAAAGTTAGTCTAGTTGGGGGTGGTATGGTGGCACAACCAGAGGTTGTGGCTCAGTTTTTTGAGGCATTAGCACAACAGCAAATAACTATTCAGATGATTACAAGTTCGGACACTAAAATTAGTTGTGTGGTTGCTCAAGAGGAAGGAGTTAAGGCTTTAAATGCGGTGCATAAGGGGAGCATCCCGTTGGTTAAAAACTATCCCCAAACCCTAAAGGGTTTGGCTACACCAGCAAAGCCTAGCTACGCAGGCTAA
- a CDS encoding glutathione S-transferase family protein has product MIKLYDYQLSGNCYKVRLMLSLLGLEHETVWVDLDNGEHKSPEFLELNSFGQVPVLTDGDLVFQDAQAILVYLARRYGDEDWLPLEPEAMSRVMRWLSTTAGEIRQGPEFARLYYKFNVQTVNIEVATQKSETILTLLDNHLSDREWLELGHPTIADIACFPYVSLSPDAKISLDAYPNVLSWMERIRQLPGYIAIA; this is encoded by the coding sequence ATGATCAAACTTTATGATTACCAGCTATCTGGCAATTGCTACAAAGTGCGGCTAATGCTGTCACTACTTGGGTTAGAACACGAGACTGTCTGGGTTGACCTGGACAATGGTGAACACAAATCTCCCGAGTTTCTGGAATTGAATTCCTTTGGACAAGTGCCAGTTCTCACCGATGGAGATTTAGTCTTTCAGGATGCCCAAGCTATTTTAGTATATCTAGCACGGCGCTATGGTGACGAAGACTGGCTGCCTTTGGAGCCTGAAGCCATGAGTCGAGTGATGCGCTGGCTATCTACAACTGCAGGAGAGATTCGCCAGGGTCCAGAGTTTGCTAGACTTTATTACAAGTTTAATGTACAAACCGTTAACATAGAGGTCGCAACACAAAAGTCGGAAACTATCCTGACACTGCTCGACAACCACCTCAGTGATCGGGAATGGCTGGAACTAGGTCACCCCACAATTGCGGATATTGCTTGCTTTCCCTATGTTAGTCTCTCACCAGACGCCAAGATTTCTCTAGATGCTTACCCCAATGTGCTGTCTTGGATGGAGCGGATTAGGCAATTACCAGGCTACATTGCGATCGCATAG